A genomic region of Caenorhabditis elegans chromosome V contains the following coding sequences:
- the T19B10.12 gene encoding uncharacterized protein (Partially confirmed by transcript evidence), with protein MNFYSIFLLILLSLFSIQVTAEPPRCQSENQCKTDSVCDDGHCLTVDEMFEKYGKGKI; from the coding sequence atgaatttcTATTCCATTTTCCTTCTCATCCTTCTCTCCCTATTTTCCATCCAAGTCACTGCCGAACCCCCTCGTTGTCAAAGTGAGAATCAATGCAAAACGGATTCAGTTTGTGATGATGGACACTGTCTTACTGTTGATGAGATGTTCGAGAAGTATGGAAAAGGAAAGATTTGA
- the srsx-33 gene encoding G-protein coupled receptors family 1 profile domain-containing protein (Predicted) gives MPEISPLLIPIALFYLLCALVSMAGNIVMVVCFLKERKFNSPCHYLITLTCIADMLHLCGHFVFNFQLFYQGPGSQELCFWLLLPSTIGLLMSGPLLLSMGIDRLIACQLPVFYRQLCSRPSFYLCIQLSFPIIYTSYITVISFLQRDSETMVICQVPLAMSGNSFELFNQGGLLINVAVVLIYFTTYIKLKKVTANASQLKTVFKSILYTVIFVILGWCTVTVVNIGCIHLVENIENQHIISIYAGIGLNLACVSNVFVFYTINSEYRSAIRKLIGKVDLAKIKPTTSIVKSTTRQNMSGKY, from the exons ATGCCTGAAATTTCTCCACTCTTGATTCCAATCGCTTTGTTCTATTTATTATGTGCACTTGTTTCGATGGCTGGGAACATTGTGATGGTTGTGTGCTTTCTGAAGGAACG GAAGTTCAATTCACCATGTCATTACTTGATAACATTAACATGTATAGCTGACATGCTCCATCTTTGCGGGCACTttgtgttcaattttcaactgttttaTCAAG GCCCTGGCTCCCAAGAGCTTTGTTTCTGGCTTCTCCTACCATCTACGATTGGTTTACTAATGAGTGGTCCACTTCTACTTTCAATGGGAATTGATCGTTTAATAGCTTGTCAGCTACCTGTATTCTACCGTCAACTATGTTCTAGACCAAGTTTCTATCTTTGCATCCAACTATCATTTCCAATAATTTACACGTCTTATATCACTGTTATATCATTTCTTCAACGAGATTCTGAAACCATGGTCATTTGTCAAGTTCCACTTGCCATGTCAGGAAATTCATTTGAGCTGTTCAATCAAGGAGGTCTTCTGATCAATGTGGCAGTAGTTTTAATTTACTTTACAACttatataaaattgaaaaaagttaccgCTAATG CCTCTCAATTGAAGACCgtattcaaatcaattttgtaTACcgtaatttttgtaattcttGGCTGGTGCACTGTGACCGTAGTCAACATTGGATGTATACATTTAGTGGAAAATATTGAGAATCAACACATCATTTCTATCTACGCTGGAATTGGACTAAACTTGGCATGTGTTAgcaatgtttttgttttttacacTATAAA TTCGGAATATCGATCAGCAATCAGAAAACTTATTGGAAAAGTAGATCTTGCGAAGATAAAACCAACAACGAGTATTGTCAAGAGTACAACAAGGCAAAACATGAGTGGAAAATACTAA
- the srsx-31 gene encoding G-protein coupled receptors family 1 profile domain-containing protein (Confirmed by transcript evidence), protein MLESNWPLMPIALFYLLCAIVGVVGNGIMILVFLKESKFKLPVNYLITLNCLADLFHVSGHFVFNYQLFNDDKSSQAACFFMMIHTVIGYCISGPLLLAIGIDRIIACRFPITYRLLLSYGSVYLGIQLIFPITFTSALMIYGYQFIDYNTQIICMAPLALPRQAFGYFTYSSNIINVKIVIVYAYTYFVLRGYKERDANRMRYVFKSIALTVIVVLIGWTTVTIGNTIALGVIEDRHTSEIISIHAGFGVNISCSINVIVFYAINSEYRSAIRRLFGMKIHSSDVSKSDPSVITKRISIVSPATVHF, encoded by the exons ATGTTGGAATCAAACTGGCCACTTATGCCAATTGCTTTATTTTACCTTTTGTGTGCTATTGTCGGTGTTGTTGGAAATGGAATCATGATTCTGGTGTTCTTGAAGGAAtcgaaattcaaacttcccGTCAATTATTTGATTACTTTAAACTGCTTGGCGGACTTGTTTCACGTTTCCGggcattttgttttcaattatcaATTGTTTAACGATG ataaaTCAAGTCAAGCAGCATGCTTCTTCATGATGATTCATACAGTAATTGGCTACTGTATTAGTGGACCTTTATTGTTAGCTATTGGCATTGACAGAATAATTGCTTGTCGTTTTCCAATAACCTATCGACTTCTACTAAGTTATGGAAGTGTGTATCTAGgcattcaattaatttttccaataacaTTCACTTCTGCCTTGATGATTTATGGATATCAATTTATTGATTACAACAC TCAAATAATCTGTATGGCTCCTCTTGCTCTTCCACGACAAGCTTTTGGTTATTTTACATATTCCAGTAACATCATAAAcgtgaaaattgtaattgtcTATGCTTATACTTATTTTGTGCTCCGAGGGTATAAAGAAAGAGATGCAAATCGAATGAGATATGTCTTCAAATCAATTGCTCTGACTGTTATAGTTGTATTAATTGGATGGACAACTGTAACAATTGGAAACACAATTGCACTTGGAGTAATAGAAGACAGACACACTTCTGAAATTATATCGATTCATGCTGGTTTTGGTGTTAACATCTCATGTTCAATTAATGTCATCGTGTTCTATGCGATAAA CTCAGAGTATCGTTCGGCAATTCGTCGATTGTTCGGAATGAAGATTCATTCATCTGATGTCAGTAAAAGTGATCCATCTGTAATTACGAAAAGAATCAGCATAGTATCTCCTGCAACTGTTCATTTTTGA
- the lgc-36 gene encoding Ligand-Gated ion Channel (Product from WormBase gene class lgc;~Confirmed by transcript evidence): MLHRISKFTVSLIIFFISTIILSVCGNELKFTIENVKFRSPGSFRIKRTVHPKREKGVAQNVTHLLNNVLKNYDQHFRPGFNSGKPTKVYIDLFIRTMGPVSDLFNTYSFNCYFRQKWTDDRLHFNNSGIGFRQLSLSMAMLDKIWKPDTYFWNGAGSYVHGITTSNRLVRLEPDGTILYSSRITVKAKCQMDMSRYPLDKQACRLVIGSYAYSSDEVQYKWRIMGDDNGVKIDYESIADLPQFSLSGFKVYKPANITRDKEYSALEVRFYFDRHFGYFLMNFYVPCALVVLLCWVAFFTKREATAERIGIGITNVLTIVLISMDSKSDSPKVDSPTALEVFIWICYLTHLICMVEFTVVHYHTKYNTGDPEIQEVERERLRQIIKQIPKNTNNRATEPTFRRRNAALPVSIARPLPNKTKRFMSVRQPKKSEQTESIQLMRKISNMESTTHNEVESSLNLESIRQENVGWRLYYWMIDHNIKTDPFGVAQNSTSRIDKISVIVAPLIFILTIALYYDFYVNRVFKFNFDNDFGTM; encoded by the exons ATGCTTCATCGAATTTCCAAGTTTACGGTTTCTTTGatcattttctttatttccaCAATTATTCTATCAGTTTGTGGAAATGAATTAAAGTttacaattgaaaatgtcaaatttcgAAGCCCCGGAAGTTTTCGTATAAAACGAACTGTTCACCCTAAAAG agAGAAAGGAGTTGCTCAAAACGTCACACATCTTCtcaataatgttttgaaaaattacgatCAACATTTCCGACCCGGGTTTAACT CTGGAAAACCAACAAAAGTTTACATAGATCTTTTCATTCGAACAATGGGACCAGTTTCGGATCTGTTCAACACTTACTCATTCAATTGTTACTTCCGTCAAAAATGGACAGATGATAGATTACATTTCAATAATAGTGGAATTGGTTTCAGACAGTTATCTTTGAGTATGGCTATGCTGGATAAAATCTGGAAACCAGATACG TATTTTTGGAATGGAGCTGGAAGTTATGTCCATGGAATCACGACTTCTAATAGACTGGTTAGATTGGAACCAGATGGAACGATTTTATACTCGAGTAGGATAACTGTTAAAG CAAAATGCCAAATGGACATGAGCCGATATCCTCTTGATAAACAGGCATGCCGCCTTGTAATTGGATCATATGCCTACTCATCAGATGAAGTTCAATACAAATGGAGAATAATGGGAGACGATAACGGCGTCAAAATAGACTATGAAAGCATTGCTGATTTACCACAATTTTCATTGTCGGGATTTAAAGTCTACAAGCCGGCGAACATAACAAGAGATAAAGAATATTCGGCTTTGGAGGTCAGATTCTACTTTGATCGTCACTTTGGATATTTCTTAATGAACTTCTACGTTCCGTGTGCTTTGGTTGTTCTTCTTTGTTGGGTTGCATTCTTTACAAAACGAGAAGCAACTGCTGAAAGAATTGGAATTGGAATTACAAATGTATTgacaattgttttaatttcaatggATAGCAAATCAGATTCTCCAAAGGTTGATAGCCCGACGGCtcttgaagtttttatttggaTATGTTACTTGACTCATTTGATTTGTATGGTGGAGTTCACTGTCGTTCATTATCATACAAAATATAACACCGGAGATCCTGAGATTCAAGAAGTCGAAAGAGAACGATTGCGACAAATTATTAAACAAATTCCAAA gaatACAAACAATCGTGCCACAGAGCCTACATTCAGGAGAAGAAATGCCGCGCTTCCTGTTTCTATTGCT agaccTCTTCCCAACAAAACCAAGAGATTCATGTCTGTTCGCCAGCCGAAAAAGAGTGAACAAACTGAATCCATTCAACTTATGAGGAAAATAAGTAACATGGAATCTACAACACAT aatgaagtTGAAAGCAGCTTGAATCTGGAATCAATTCGTCAAGAAAATGTTGGATGGAGACTTTACTACTGGATGATTGATCAC aatattaagACAGATCCCTTCGGCGTTGCACAAAATTCCACAAGTCGTATAGACAAGATCTCTGTAATTGTAGCTccactaatttttattttgactaTTGCTTTATATTATGATTTCTATGTAAATAGAGTGTTCAAATTCAACTTTGACAATGATTTTGGAACTATGTGA
- the F07B10.7 gene encoding Serpentine Receptor, class H (Partially confirmed by transcript evidence), with product MENPNNIISCDFNQYPAWKNFLVLWAPVYGLPVYVAAVYLLRVHSENQSHYVLASQSIAVLLNYIELADMSSFFFPQYVIPVLGVQVDGILRDVYPRAAVYLIIGMTTHHVINSTTLFTAHCRLMLLSKSLTIQNDSIVRFVKLSNKFAYVGYILLVAAVFGMLIGFKLDTEENQKDWKREYYEEYKAEFVWCPKWYALKSTSWEFIVMMIASMTATVFFACIFVVCSLATIIVVQSARDTMSYKTVKYHIQVTVLFLCSCVIQALFVVLPVTHIVLCVYFDSFKIYTKDYIYYSLLTQAHQGTAFTLFYVLSHSKIRKVFRRWLRPPRINSDRVFQLSNTK from the exons ATGGAAAACCCTAACAATATTATATCATGTGATTTTAATCAATATCCCGcttggaaaaattttctagtatTATGGGCTCCTGTATATGGTCTCCCAGTCTATGTAGCTGCTGTGTATCTTCTGAGAGTTCACTCGGAAAATCAGAGTCACTATGTACTGGCTTCTCAGTCAATCGCAGTTCTTTT aaattacaTAGAACTGGCTGACATGTCTTCGTTCTTTTTTCCACAATATGTAATCCCAGTATTGGGGGTTCAAGTTGACGGAATTTTACGAGATGTATATCCACGTGCTGCTGTTTACCTTATTATTGGAATGACAACTCATCATG TTATCAATTCAACAACTCTTTTTACTGCACATTGCCGTCTAATGTTGCTATCAAAATCGTTAACTATTCAAAATGATTCCATAGTTCGATTTGTGAAACTTTCGAATAAATTTGCATATGTTGGATACATCCTATTGGTTGCTGCCGTATTTGGTATGTTGATTGGGTTTAAGTTAGACactgaagaaaatcaaaaagattggAAACGTGAATATTATGAAGAATATAAAGCAGAATTTGTGTGGTGTCCTAAATGGTACGCACTGAAATCAACATCTTGGGAGTTTATAGTAATGATGATAGCATCAATGACTGCAACAGTATTCTTTGCATGCATATTCGTTGTATGCAGTTTAGCGACAATAATTGTTGTTCAGTCAGCTAGAGATACAATGTCATataaaactgtgaaatatCATATCCAAGTTACTGTTTTATTTCTTTGTTCGTGTGTTATTCAAGCATTGTTTGTTGTTCTACCAGTTACACATATTGTATTATGCGTTTATTTTGACTCGTTCAAAATATACACAAAAG attacaTTTATTATTCATTGCTTACGCAGGCGCATCAAGGAACTGCTTTCACATTATTCTATGTTTTATCACATagtaaaataagaaaagttttcagacGCT GGTTACGACCTCCAAGGATTAACTCAGATAGAGTATTTCAATTGAGCAACACTAAATAA
- the F07B10.7 gene encoding Serpentine Receptor, class H (Partially confirmed by transcript evidence) yields the protein MENPNNIISCDFNQYPAWKNFLVLWAPVYGLPVYVAAVYLLRVHSENQSHYVLASQSIAVLLNYIELADMSSFFFPQYVIPVLGVQVDGILRDVYPRAAVYLIIGMTTHHVINSTTLFTAHCRLMLLSKSLTIQNDSIVRFVKLSNKFAYVGYILLVAAVFDYIYYSLLTQAHQGTAFTLFYVLSHSKIRKVFRRWLRPPRINSDRVFQLSNTK from the exons ATGGAAAACCCTAACAATATTATATCATGTGATTTTAATCAATATCCCGcttggaaaaattttctagtatTATGGGCTCCTGTATATGGTCTCCCAGTCTATGTAGCTGCTGTGTATCTTCTGAGAGTTCACTCGGAAAATCAGAGTCACTATGTACTGGCTTCTCAGTCAATCGCAGTTCTTTT aaattacaTAGAACTGGCTGACATGTCTTCGTTCTTTTTTCCACAATATGTAATCCCAGTATTGGGGGTTCAAGTTGACGGAATTTTACGAGATGTATATCCACGTGCTGCTGTTTACCTTATTATTGGAATGACAACTCATCATG TTATCAATTCAACAACTCTTTTTACTGCACATTGCCGTCTAATGTTGCTATCAAAATCGTTAACTATTCAAAATGATTCCATAGTTCGATTTGTGAAACTTTCGAATAAATTTGCATATGTTGGATACATCCTATTGGTTGCTGCCGTATTTG attacaTTTATTATTCATTGCTTACGCAGGCGCATCAAGGAACTGCTTTCACATTATTCTATGTTTTATCACATagtaaaataagaaaagttttcagacGCT GGTTACGACCTCCAAGGATTAACTCAGATAGAGTATTTCAATTGAGCAACACTAAATAA
- the F07B10.4 gene encoding Serpentine Receptor, class H (Confirmed by transcript evidence), translating into METPFNISSCNFNRYSYFQNIIVLWAPAYGFPVYAAAIFLLKYHSDSQSQYVRAAQFIAVILNFLELVDMSTVFYPQFVVPVLGLQVGGISEFIYPRPILYLAIALILHQGINSTTLFIAHCRLVLLSRSLILRKSSTNVLLRRSNQLSYINYVFFIASVGSILLILNVDNIEYQSQWKKEFFQKYQLNFIWCPKYYVLDPTVWEFVVMMIVACSTTVLFAFVFVLCSITTIAIIHSAKDTMSLQTRRYHLQVVKSFLISCGIQAFFVVLPVVHILLCVYFEFIKTYTGASGMLFYSVFTQAHQGTAFTLFYVLSHIKTKKTWRKFTRAVRKINTVRLFKRSI; encoded by the exons ATGGAAACGCCATTCAATATTTCCTCGTGTAATTTTAATCGATATTCttactttcaaaatatcatagtTTTATGGGCTCCTGCCTATGGATTCCCTGTATATGCAGCAGCAATCTTCCTGCTGAAATATCATTCTGATAGTCAAAGTCAATATGTTAGAGCTGCTCAGTTTATAGCTGTCATTTT aaattttctGGAGCTCGTTGACATGTCTACAGTATTCTACCCTCAATTCGTAGTTCCAGTATTAGGTCTTCAAGTTGgaggaatttcagaatttatatACCCAAGACCTATTCTTTACCTTGCTATTGCGTTAATTCTTCATCAAG GTATCAATTCCACAACTTTATTCATTGCTCATTGCCGTCTCGTACTATTATCAAGATCTCTAATTTTACGAAAAAGTTCTACAAATGTTCTTTTGAGGAGATCTAATCAACTATCCTATATCAACTATGTGTTTTTTATAGCAAGTGTTGGAAGTATTTTACTTATTCTAAACGTCGATAACATTGAATATCAGAGTCAGTGGAAAAAagaattctttcaaaaatatcaattgaACTTTATATGGTGCCCTAAATATTATGTTCTCGACCCAACAGTTTGGGAATTCGTAGTGATGATGATTGTTGCATGTTCAACAACTGTTCTATTtgcatttgtttttgttttatgcAGTATCACAACAATTGCAATAATTCATTCTGCAAAGGATACAATGTCTCTTCAAACACGAAGATATCACTTGCAAGTTGTCAAATCTTTTCTTATTTCCTGTGGAATTCAAGCTTTTTTTGTCGTTCTCCCAGTTGTTCATATCCTACTTTgtgtttattttgaatttatcaaaacataTACTGGCG CTTCAGGTATGCTTTTCTATTCTGTATTCACTCAAGCACATCAAGGAACAGCGTTCACACTTTTCTACGTATTGTCTcacataaaaacaaaaaagactTGGAGAAAAT ttacaCGGGCggttcgaaaaatcaatacggTTCGATTATTCAAACGAAGTATCTAG
- the F07B10.4 gene encoding Serpentine Receptor, class H (Confirmed by transcript evidence) yields the protein METPFNISSCNFNRYSYFQNIIVLWAPAYGFPVYAAAIFLLKYHSDSQSQYVRAAQFIAVILNFLELVDMSTVFYPQFVVPVLGLQVGGISEFIYPRPILYLAIALILHQGINSTTLFIAHCRLVLLSRSLILRKSSTNVLLRRSNQLSYINYVFFIASVGSILLILNVDNIEYQSQWKKEFFQKYQLNFIWCPKYYVLDPTVWEFVVMMIVACSTTVLFAFVFVLCSITTIAIIHSAKDTMSLQTRRYHLQVVKSFLISCGIQAFFVVLPVVHILLCVYFEFIKTYTGGMLFYSVFTQAHQGTAFTLFYVLSHIKTKKTWRKFTRAVRKINTVRLFKRSI from the exons ATGGAAACGCCATTCAATATTTCCTCGTGTAATTTTAATCGATATTCttactttcaaaatatcatagtTTTATGGGCTCCTGCCTATGGATTCCCTGTATATGCAGCAGCAATCTTCCTGCTGAAATATCATTCTGATAGTCAAAGTCAATATGTTAGAGCTGCTCAGTTTATAGCTGTCATTTT aaattttctGGAGCTCGTTGACATGTCTACAGTATTCTACCCTCAATTCGTAGTTCCAGTATTAGGTCTTCAAGTTGgaggaatttcagaatttatatACCCAAGACCTATTCTTTACCTTGCTATTGCGTTAATTCTTCATCAAG GTATCAATTCCACAACTTTATTCATTGCTCATTGCCGTCTCGTACTATTATCAAGATCTCTAATTTTACGAAAAAGTTCTACAAATGTTCTTTTGAGGAGATCTAATCAACTATCCTATATCAACTATGTGTTTTTTATAGCAAGTGTTGGAAGTATTTTACTTATTCTAAACGTCGATAACATTGAATATCAGAGTCAGTGGAAAAAagaattctttcaaaaatatcaattgaACTTTATATGGTGCCCTAAATATTATGTTCTCGACCCAACAGTTTGGGAATTCGTAGTGATGATGATTGTTGCATGTTCAACAACTGTTCTATTtgcatttgtttttgttttatgcAGTATCACAACAATTGCAATAATTCATTCTGCAAAGGATACAATGTCTCTTCAAACACGAAGATATCACTTGCAAGTTGTCAAATCTTTTCTTATTTCCTGTGGAATTCAAGCTTTTTTTGTCGTTCTCCCAGTTGTTCATATCCTACTTTgtgtttattttgaatttatcaaaacataTACTGGCG GTATGCTTTTCTATTCTGTATTCACTCAAGCACATCAAGGAACAGCGTTCACACTTTTCTACGTATTGTCTcacataaaaacaaaaaagactTGGAGAAAAT ttacaCGGGCggttcgaaaaatcaatacggTTCGATTATTCAAACGAAGTATCTAG
- the cln-3.1 gene encoding Battenin (Confirmed by transcript evidence), giving the protein MVNWTNFRDILAFWLLGLCNNYGYVIMLSAAEDILDDQKGTNSSSTNSSTCETHLDSRHCQSISTGAVLLADNLPALVVQTTFPFFMHRFPFGFRAFLVFLLQASSYFVVAYSKNIAMSLAGVCMASLGQGIGEITFLAMAAHYIPETIASWSSGTGGAGLIGSFSYAFITQAGLSPSNTLLVQLFIPVVFAGAYFFLLTIPPTVYSPTIHPSTWIIPKNYDKDVFEAAEARGDVLNTKKVPQRELGPLERIKLIGPLLYLMVPLATVYTAEYMINQGLTELIIFNCSQGLSLPLSSQYRWYQVLYQLGVFISRSSVKFFEMPLWLIWCLPILQCVNMIFFFFEAVYWFTPTIIIIFVLIVFEGLLGGSAYVNTYNKIHKKVNPDVREYSLSAASMGNSLGTNIAAFLSIPLYNWVCTMKAPGR; this is encoded by the exons ATGGTCAATTGGACCAACTTTCGAGATATTTTAGcattttg GCTACTTGGGTTATGTAACAATTATGGGTATGTCATTATGTTATCAGCTGCCGAAGATATTCTAGATGATCAAAAAGGAACAAATAGTTCGAGTACCAACAGTAGCACCTGTGAG acacatTTGGATAGTAGGCATTGTCAATCAATTTCAACGGGAGCTGTTCTCCTAGCTGATAACCTTCCAGCACTTGTAGTTCAAACTacgtttcctttttttatgCATAGATTTCCCTTCGG ATTTCGagcgtttttggtttttctattGCAAGCCTCTTCGTATTTTGTTGTcgcatattcaaaaaatattgcaatgTCATTGGCAGGAGTTTGTATGGCATCACTTGGACAAGGAATTGGAGAAATCACTTTCTTGGCAATGGCAGCACATTATATTCC agaaacaaTAGCATCGTGGTCATCTGGAACTGGAGGAGCTGGACTCATTGGCTCATTTTCTTATGCTTTTATCACTCAAGCTGGTCTTTCACCATCTAATACTCTACTCGTTCAACTTTTCATTCCCGTTGTGTTTGCGGGTGCCTATTTTTTCTTACTCACAATTCCACCGACAGTTTATTCACCGACAATTCATCCGAGTACGTGGattattccgaaaaattacGACAAGGACgtattt GAGGCTGCTGAAGCCCGGGGAGATGttctaaataccaaaaaagttcCACAACGGGAGCTTGGACCGCTCGAACGAATTAAACTAATTGGTCCACTGTTGTATCTGATGGTTCCACTTGCAACTGTATACACTGCTGAATATATGATTAATCAAGGATTGACTGAACTTATAATATTCAATTGTTCTCAGGGACTATCACTTCCTCTTTCCAGTCAATATCGCTGGTATCAAGTACTTTATCAACTCGGAGTATTTATCTCAAGATCATCAGTAAAATTCTTCGAAATGCCATTGTGGTTGATTTGGTGTCTTCCAATTCTTCAATGTGTCAatatgattttctttttcttcgagGCTGTTTATTGGTTCACTCCTAcgattattataatttttgttctcaTTGTTTTCGAAGGTCTTTTGGGAGGATCTGCTTATGTGAACACTTAcaataaaattcacaaaaag GTCAATCCTGACGTCCGAGAGTACTCTCTGTCAGCTGCTTCCATGGGAAACTCGCTGGGAACAAATATTGCTGCATTTTTATCAATACCACTATATAATTGGGTTTGCACTATGAAAGCTCCGGGACGATGA
- the cln-3.1 gene encoding Battenin (Confirmed by transcript evidence): protein MIKKEQIVRVPTVAPTHLDSRHCQSISTGAVLLADNLPALVVQTTFPFFMHRFPFGFRAFLVFLLQASSYFVVAYSKNIAMSLAGVCMASLGQGIGEITFLAMAAHYIPETIASWSSGTGGAGLIGSFSYAFITQAGLSPSNTLLVQLFIPVVFAGAYFFLLTIPPTVYSPTIHPSTWIIPKNYDKDVFEAAEARGDVLNTKKVPQRELGPLERIKLIGPLLYLMVPLATVYTAEYMINQGLTELIIFNCSQGLSLPLSSQYRWYQVLYQLGVFISRSSVKFFEMPLWLIWCLPILQCVNMIFFFFEAVYWFTPTIIIIFVLIVFEGLLGGSAYVNTYNKIHKKVNPDVREYSLSAASMGNSLGTNIAAFLSIPLYNWVCTMKAPGR from the exons ATGATCAAAAAGGAACAAATAGTTCGAGTACCAACAGTAGCACCT acacatTTGGATAGTAGGCATTGTCAATCAATTTCAACGGGAGCTGTTCTCCTAGCTGATAACCTTCCAGCACTTGTAGTTCAAACTacgtttcctttttttatgCATAGATTTCCCTTCGG ATTTCGagcgtttttggtttttctattGCAAGCCTCTTCGTATTTTGTTGTcgcatattcaaaaaatattgcaatgTCATTGGCAGGAGTTTGTATGGCATCACTTGGACAAGGAATTGGAGAAATCACTTTCTTGGCAATGGCAGCACATTATATTCC agaaacaaTAGCATCGTGGTCATCTGGAACTGGAGGAGCTGGACTCATTGGCTCATTTTCTTATGCTTTTATCACTCAAGCTGGTCTTTCACCATCTAATACTCTACTCGTTCAACTTTTCATTCCCGTTGTGTTTGCGGGTGCCTATTTTTTCTTACTCACAATTCCACCGACAGTTTATTCACCGACAATTCATCCGAGTACGTGGattattccgaaaaattacGACAAGGACgtattt GAGGCTGCTGAAGCCCGGGGAGATGttctaaataccaaaaaagttcCACAACGGGAGCTTGGACCGCTCGAACGAATTAAACTAATTGGTCCACTGTTGTATCTGATGGTTCCACTTGCAACTGTATACACTGCTGAATATATGATTAATCAAGGATTGACTGAACTTATAATATTCAATTGTTCTCAGGGACTATCACTTCCTCTTTCCAGTCAATATCGCTGGTATCAAGTACTTTATCAACTCGGAGTATTTATCTCAAGATCATCAGTAAAATTCTTCGAAATGCCATTGTGGTTGATTTGGTGTCTTCCAATTCTTCAATGTGTCAatatgattttctttttcttcgagGCTGTTTATTGGTTCACTCCTAcgattattataatttttgttctcaTTGTTTTCGAAGGTCTTTTGGGAGGATCTGCTTATGTGAACACTTAcaataaaattcacaaaaag GTCAATCCTGACGTCCGAGAGTACTCTCTGTCAGCTGCTTCCATGGGAAACTCGCTGGGAACAAATATTGCTGCATTTTTATCAATACCACTATATAATTGGGTTTGCACTATGAAAGCTCCGGGACGATGA